A genomic segment from Amphiura filiformis chromosome 10, Afil_fr2py, whole genome shotgun sequence encodes:
- the LOC140161990 gene encoding trace amine-associated receptor 13c-like, producing MNQFDNSSIYDYEPLSTDISESISSHKWLAFEMSPIYKGFQVTILTIAVLISITGNSLSIVVIHKANHIKTTTKIPMFSLAICYILINMVFGIPLIGATAVSTWPYGQTMCFVLAFGMNWFYACSACILFTLNLDRYIAVTRPLHYHTLISNWKISMLVLTAWLFSFSVTCFNAFLPYQRAFFKHDYHFCFFDPYTDEIVDIIGMINLLLLIVFPITATIVIYCKIYNISKFHAQQIALLEQSMQRNAEKQRTLDTKAAKAFLLVTAGFVLAWLPFLIAIGYEYAFNKEPPILPWWCAFCGTVSTSINVVIYYWRNEAFRRPARKMMMRWRRVAPDETSMRVSSIILE from the coding sequence ATGAATCAATTCGATAACAGTTCAATATATGACTATGAGCCTCTGTCCACAGATATATCAGAATCAATCAGTTCTCACAAGTGGTTAGCGTTTGAGATGAGCCCTATTTACAAAGGATTTCAAGTGACCATCTTGACCATCGCCGTGCTAATATCGATCACAGGGAACTCTCTTAGCATTGTCGTCATTCATAAAGCAAATCACATCAAGACTACGACTAAAATCCCTATGTTTTCTCTCGCTATATGTTACATCCTTATAAATATGGTGTTTGGAATACCATTAATTGGCGCTACCGCTGTTAGCACCTGGCCGTATGGGCAAACAATGTGCTTTGTACTTGCCTTTGGAATGAACTGGTTCTATGCATGCAGTGCATGTATATTATTTACCTTAAACTTAGATCGTTACATCGCGGTTACAAGACCTCTACATTACCATACCCTCATATCTAATTGGAAAATTTCAATGTTAGTTTTAACGGCATGGCTGTTTTCATTTTCCGTCACATGTTTCAACGCGTTTTTACCATACCAAAGGGCGTTCTTCAAACATGACTATCACTTCTGTTTCTTTGACCCATACACTGATGAAATTGTTGATATAATCGGAATGATtaacttattattattaattgtatTCCCTATTACAGCAACAATTGTGATTTATTGTAAAATTTATAATATATCCAAGTTTCACGCACAGCAAATTGCACTTTTAGAACAAAGTATGCAAAGGAACGCGGAAAAACAAAGAACACTCGATACGAAAGCAGCTAAAGCGTTCTTATTAGTCACCGCAGGGTTTGTGTTAGCGTGGTTACCGTTTCTGATTGCTATAGGTtatgaatatgcatttaataaGGAGCCACCAATACTGCCCTGGTGGTGTGCATTTTGTGGGACTGTTAGTACGTCTATTAATGTAGTGATTTATTACTGGAGGAATGAAGCCTTTAGACGTCCGGCGAGGAAGATGATGATGCGATGGAGGCGGGTTGCACCTGACGAAACCAGTATGCGggtttcttcaattatacttGAATAG
- the LOC140161991 gene encoding trace amine-associated receptor 365-like, translating into MNLTENGSESMSTNISESLASHKWLAFEMSPIYKGFQVTILVIAVLISIIGNSLSIVVIHKANHIKTTTKIPMFSLAVCYIMVNIVFGIPFIGATAVNTWPYGQTMCFVLAFGMNWFYACSACLLFTLNLDRYIAVTRPLRYHSLISNWKISMLVLTAWLFSFSVTCFNAFLPYQRAFFKHDYHFCFFDPYTDEIVDIIGMINLLLLIVFPITATIVIYCKIYNISKFHAQQIALLEQSMQRNAEKQRTLDTKAAKAFLLVTAGFVLAWLPVVIAIGYEYAYKKDPPILPWWCGFFGTVSTSINVVIYYWRNEAFRRPARKMMMRWMRVAPEETSMWVSSIILE; encoded by the coding sequence ATGAATCTAACCGAGAATGGTTCTGAGTCCATGTCCACAAATATATCAGAATCACTCGCTTCTCACAAGTGGTTAGCGTTTGAGATGAGCCCTATTTACAAAGGATTTCAAGTGACCATCTTGGTCATCGCCGTGCTAATATCGATCATAGGTAACTCTCTTAGCATTGTCGTCATTCATAAAGCAAATCACATCAAGACTACGACTAAAATCCCTATGTTTTCTCTAGCTGTATGCTATATCATGGTTAATATCGTGTTTGGAATACcatttataggcgctaccgctGTTAACACTTGGCCGTATGGGCAAACAATGTGCTTTGTACTTGCCTTTGGAATGAACTGGTTCTATGCATGTAGTGCATGCCTCTTATTCACCTTAAACTTAGATCGTTATATAGCTGTTACAAGACCTCTGCGCTACCATTCGCTCATATCTAATTGGAAAATATCAATGTTAGTTTTAACGGCATGGCTGTTTTCATTTTCCGTTACATGTTTCAACGCGTTTTTACCATACCAAAGGGCGTTCTTCAAACATGACTACCATTTCTGTTTCTTTGATCCATACACTGATGAAATTGTTGATATAATCGGAATGATtaacttattattattaattgtatTTCCTATTACAGCAACTATTGTGATTTATTGTAAAATTTATAACATATCCAAGTTTCACGCGCAGCAAATTGCACTTTTAGAACAAAGTATGCAAAGGAACGCGGAAAAACAAAGAACACTCGATACAAAAGCAGCTAAAGCGTTCTTATTAGTCACCGCAGGGTTTGTTTTAGCGTGGTTACCGGTCGTGATCGCTATAGGTTATGAATATGCTTATAAAAAGGACCCACCAATACTGCCCTGGTGGTGTGGATTTTTTGGGACTGTCAGTACGTCTATTAACGTAGTGATTTATTACTGGAGGAATGAAGCCTTTAGACGTCCGGCGAGGAAGATGATGATGCGATGGATGCGGGTTGCACCTGAGGAGACCAGTATGTGggtttcttcaattatacttGAATAG